One genomic segment of Clostridium saccharoperbutylacetonicum N1-4(HMT) includes these proteins:
- the pepF gene encoding oligoendopeptidase F: MKKNLQRKLVCVPLALSILLSQSAVFAAGPVTRDSVDQKYKWSIDDIYPTKDLFDADYKKVTETYIPKLNSFKGHLTSAQSIKDCLNTKDEMMRIVEKLYVYASMKSNEDESNSPNSEKKSLTESLNSQVGVATAFIQTEILAQSEDTIKKYMQDPLLADYKHYIDRLLKEKAHTLSQGEEEILAAASDMASSPDDIYSKLKTDMEGFLPTIKDPENKDFKITNSSYGSMLDNQNRDFRKKGFEELYSVYDKEKNSLAATLNAEVKKNEFFAKERKYNSAEEAALADENIPVAVYDNLVSSVDKNVNSLHKYVTLRKKILGVDKVHLYDMYVPLTKNFDVKIPYEDGKKLVLKGLAPLGQDYIDVLSNAFESRWADVYETNNKYSGAYQWGTYDTHPYVLMNYDESADSVLTTAHEFGHAMNAYYTNKTQKYVNSEQPIFTAEVASTANELMMLRYLINNAKTDDEKLYYINTLAEDIRGTVYTQTMYAEFEKMIHERVEKGEGISADSLSSMWKDLMVKYYGDDFQDDELANLWWARIPHFYMNFYVYKYATSMAASNQLVKNMTEGTDASKAEGVKKYRNFLTSGSSDYPIETLKKAGVDVTTSESVDNLLKEFDQLVDQMDQILSKQQKK; this comes from the coding sequence ATGAAAAAAAATCTACAAAGGAAATTGGTTTGTGTACCTTTAGCATTAAGCATTTTGTTAAGTCAATCAGCAGTTTTTGCAGCAGGACCTGTTACAAGAGATTCAGTTGATCAAAAGTATAAATGGAGTATTGATGATATATATCCAACTAAAGACCTTTTTGACGCTGATTACAAAAAAGTTACAGAAACATATATTCCAAAGCTAAATAGTTTTAAAGGGCATTTAACTAGTGCACAAAGTATAAAAGATTGTCTTAATACAAAAGACGAAATGATGAGAATAGTTGAAAAATTATATGTATACGCAAGTATGAAATCAAATGAAGATGAATCAAATAGTCCGAATTCAGAAAAGAAATCTTTAACAGAAAGTTTGAATTCACAAGTAGGGGTAGCAACAGCATTTATTCAAACTGAAATTCTTGCACAATCAGAGGACACAATAAAAAAATATATGCAAGATCCATTACTGGCAGATTATAAACACTATATAGACAGGCTATTAAAAGAAAAAGCCCATACTCTTTCTCAAGGTGAAGAAGAGATTTTAGCAGCTGCTTCAGATATGGCTTCATCTCCAGATGATATATATTCAAAGCTTAAAACAGATATGGAAGGATTTTTACCTACAATTAAAGACCCTGAAAATAAGGATTTTAAAATAACAAATTCTTCTTATGGATCTATGCTAGATAATCAAAATAGAGACTTTAGAAAAAAAGGGTTTGAAGAATTATACAGTGTATATGATAAGGAAAAAAATTCTTTAGCAGCTACTTTAAATGCAGAAGTAAAGAAAAATGAATTTTTTGCTAAGGAAAGAAAATATAATTCTGCTGAAGAAGCTGCACTTGCAGATGAGAATATTCCTGTAGCTGTTTATGATAATTTGGTTAGTTCTGTAGACAAGAATGTCAATAGCCTTCATAAATATGTGACTTTAAGAAAGAAGATACTAGGAGTAGACAAGGTACATTTATATGATATGTATGTTCCATTAACTAAAAATTTTGATGTTAAAATTCCTTATGAAGATGGAAAGAAGCTTGTGCTTAAAGGGTTAGCACCGCTAGGTCAAGATTATATTGATGTTTTGAGTAATGCTTTTGAAAGCAGATGGGCTGATGTATATGAAACAAATAATAAATACTCTGGTGCATATCAATGGGGAACTTATGATACCCACCCATATGTTTTAATGAATTATGATGAAAGTGCTGATTCAGTACTTACCACAGCTCATGAATTTGGACATGCTATGAATGCTTATTATACAAATAAAACTCAAAAGTATGTAAATAGTGAACAACCAATATTTACAGCAGAAGTAGCTTCTACAGCAAATGAGTTAATGATGCTAAGATATTTAATAAACAATGCTAAAACTGATGATGAAAAACTTTATTATATAAATACTTTGGCAGAAGACATAAGAGGCACAGTTTATACTCAAACAATGTATGCAGAATTCGAAAAAATGATACATGAGAGAGTTGAAAAAGGTGAAGGTATCTCGGCTGATTCTTTAAGCAGTATGTGGAAAGATCTTATGGTAAAATATTATGGCGATGATTTCCAAGATGATGAACTAGCTAATTTATGGTGGGCAAGAATTCCTCATTTCTATATGAACTTTTATGTTTATAAATATGCAACTTCTATGGCGGCTTCAAATCAGTTAGTAAAAAACATGACCGAAGGAACTGATGCAAGTAAAGCAGAAGGTGTAAAGAAATATAGGAATTTCCTTACTTCAGGTTCTTCTGATTATCCAATAGAAACTCTTAAAAAAGCTGGTGTTGATGTAACAACAAGTGAATCAGTAGATAATTTATTAAAGGAATTTGATCAATTAGTAGATCAAATGGATCAAATATTATCAAAACAACAAAAGAAATAA
- a CDS encoding [FeFe] hydrogenase, group A translates to MSKHMSTEVRVPIEPGNPSVMRIEEKCIKCGQCKTICKDYIGVLGYYDLSKTNDIPICINCGQCANVCPVDSIIETYEFREVMEAINDKDKIVIVNTSPSVRVSLGEEFGMEDGSFVQGKMVALLRKLGVNYVLDTNFGADLTIMEEASELIERVKKNKNLPQFTSCCPAWVKFAETYYPEIIPNISTSKSPIGMQGPTVKSYFAESMDIDPKKIVNVALTPCTAKKFEIRREEMKDAGNYLDIDDMRDMDYVITTRELALWAKEKGIDFNSLEDSEFDRVMGEASGAGVIFGNTGGVMEAALRTAYEFITKEKVPDTLYDLKPVRGMEEMKEASLDIGDITLNVAVIYGTDNVRKMMDKLKTSDKQYHFIEVMTCPGGCIGGGGQAKHRIDKIKEANEKRIMSLYDKDNKMKLRLSHKNPEIEMLYNEFYGEPLSELAEKMLHTSYYSRSNDLGEN, encoded by the coding sequence ATGAGTAAACACATGTCAACAGAAGTTCGTGTTCCAATTGAACCAGGAAATCCATCGGTTATGAGAATCGAAGAAAAATGCATAAAGTGTGGTCAGTGTAAAACTATCTGCAAAGATTACATAGGAGTGTTAGGTTATTATGATTTAAGCAAGACTAATGACATTCCAATATGTATAAATTGTGGTCAATGTGCAAATGTCTGTCCAGTAGATAGCATAATAGAAACTTATGAATTTAGAGAGGTTATGGAGGCAATTAATGATAAAGATAAAATTGTAATTGTAAATACATCGCCTTCAGTTAGAGTTTCTTTGGGAGAAGAATTTGGAATGGAAGATGGTTCATTTGTTCAAGGTAAGATGGTTGCACTGCTTAGAAAATTAGGAGTGAATTATGTCCTTGATACTAATTTTGGAGCAGATCTAACAATTATGGAAGAAGCAAGTGAATTAATAGAAAGAGTTAAAAAAAATAAGAACTTACCACAGTTTACAAGTTGTTGTCCTGCATGGGTTAAATTTGCTGAGACTTATTATCCTGAAATAATTCCCAATATATCAACTTCAAAAAGTCCAATTGGTATGCAGGGACCAACAGTAAAATCTTATTTCGCTGAGAGTATGGACATAGATCCTAAAAAAATAGTTAATGTAGCTTTGACTCCTTGTACTGCAAAGAAATTTGAAATACGAAGAGAAGAAATGAAGGATGCAGGAAATTATCTTGATATAGATGATATGAGAGATATGGATTATGTTATTACCACAAGAGAATTAGCCTTGTGGGCAAAAGAAAAAGGCATAGATTTTAATTCCTTAGAAGATTCTGAGTTTGATAGAGTTATGGGAGAAGCATCTGGTGCAGGTGTTATTTTCGGAAATACTGGAGGAGTAATGGAAGCTGCACTTCGTACAGCTTATGAATTTATTACTAAGGAAAAGGTGCCAGATACCTTGTATGACCTTAAACCAGTAAGAGGTATGGAAGAAATGAAAGAAGCAAGTTTAGATATTGGAGACATAACATTAAATGTAGCTGTTATCTATGGTACTGATAATGTAAGGAAAATGATGGACAAACTAAAAACTTCTGATAAGCAATATCATTTTATAGAAGTAATGACATGTCCTGGTGGATGCATAGGTGGTGGTGGACAAGCAAAACATAGGATTGACAAAATTAAAGAAGCAAATGAAAAACGTATAATGAGTCTATATGATAAGGATAATAAGATGAAGCTTAGATTAAGTCATAAAAATCCTGAAATAGAAATGCTTTATAATGAGTTTTATGGAGAGCCATTAAGTGAATTGGCTGAAAAGATGTTACATACTTCCTATTATAGCAGAAGTAATGATTTAGGAGAAAATTAG
- a CDS encoding SEC-C metal-binding domain-containing protein, with protein sequence MQGKCYYCKKELTERTIKRHMKNCPEMKEVIDKQMRTAKGTRNQFIISIKDKDEPNKYCIYVSIDTNLQLQHLDKFIRDIWVECCGHLSAFYIDGKILTDNMNELYEMNLFLKDVLSVGKKFGYEYDFGSSTNLSLEVVEVLEVPKEFTQIEIIARNNKYISPRNGICGYNGKKSDEKQYLPQNNIKYKISRKKPLHNEDLEFNLLSSNLKDISQRLTDKIYDQIHSSEFSGDNSIQQVLDDELEKYYDHLDNNVANGFMELFYKGKCSFDLEELIKSCPKDQIKVLGENIGLKIPSNLNKSKAVEKYVGEYEKCISSEMKLLDEKMFKLLWKYIKSNGIINFLENEAIKHTALMQEGMVFPCLKDNEPVFIMPKIMQDIVKKNDTLEFRKLIKRNSEIISIVKGMIEAYGFIAFDDIKVLIKRYTIDIDEIMLLKLLEKSALYSEYQYYGSVDEDGRIIFINEKIEDYEEILEEIDNALDYTMIEKEELVLMSERDYLHKSKAGSKFIKEFYEMFDMDRDDVIENMNILALDIQYRDSNAIIRDVLDGIQETLNKDEENRVCTVFNDFIKNVRLWKYKGETISEKDGIKKPVVCKKTSSRNEPCPCGSGKKYKNCCGKNGNVIQLF encoded by the coding sequence TTGCAAGGTAAATGTTATTATTGTAAGAAAGAATTAACTGAGCGAACAATTAAAAGGCACATGAAAAATTGTCCAGAAATGAAAGAAGTTATTGATAAACAAATGAGAACAGCTAAAGGGACAAGAAACCAATTTATCATTTCTATCAAAGATAAGGACGAACCTAATAAATATTGTATTTATGTATCAATAGATACTAACCTGCAATTGCAGCATTTAGACAAATTTATTAGAGATATTTGGGTTGAGTGTTGTGGGCATTTAAGTGCTTTTTATATTGATGGTAAAATATTAACTGATAATATGAATGAATTGTATGAGATGAACTTATTTTTAAAAGATGTATTAAGTGTTGGTAAGAAATTTGGATATGAGTACGATTTTGGATCAAGTACTAATTTAAGTTTAGAGGTTGTTGAAGTTTTAGAAGTGCCAAAAGAATTTACTCAAATAGAAATTATAGCAAGAAATAACAAATATATTTCTCCTAGAAATGGAATTTGCGGATATAATGGAAAAAAATCTGATGAGAAGCAATATTTGCCCCAAAATAATATAAAATATAAAATTAGCAGGAAGAAACCATTACATAATGAAGATTTAGAATTTAATTTATTAAGCAGTAATTTAAAGGATATTTCTCAAAGGCTTACTGATAAAATTTATGATCAAATACATAGTAGTGAATTTAGTGGAGACAATTCTATACAACAAGTACTAGATGATGAGTTAGAGAAGTATTATGATCATTTAGACAATAATGTTGCTAATGGTTTTATGGAATTGTTTTATAAAGGAAAATGCTCATTTGATTTAGAGGAGCTTATAAAATCATGTCCAAAAGATCAAATTAAAGTTTTAGGAGAAAATATTGGATTAAAAATACCATCAAATTTAAATAAGTCAAAGGCAGTTGAAAAATATGTAGGGGAATATGAAAAGTGTATTAGCAGTGAAATGAAACTGCTTGATGAAAAAATGTTTAAACTATTATGGAAATATATAAAAAGTAATGGAATAATTAATTTCCTAGAAAATGAGGCAATAAAGCATACAGCTTTAATGCAGGAAGGGATGGTTTTTCCATGTTTAAAAGATAATGAACCTGTATTTATTATGCCAAAAATAATGCAAGATATAGTTAAGAAAAATGATACTTTAGAGTTTAGAAAATTAATTAAAAGGAATAGTGAGATTATAAGTATCGTTAAAGGAATGATTGAAGCTTACGGTTTTATAGCGTTTGATGATATTAAAGTGTTAATTAAAAGATATACAATTGATATTGATGAAATAATGTTATTGAAGTTATTAGAAAAATCAGCTTTGTATTCTGAGTATCAATATTATGGATCGGTAGATGAAGATGGAAGAATTATTTTTATTAATGAAAAAATAGAAGACTATGAAGAAATATTAGAAGAAATTGATAATGCTTTGGATTATACCATGATTGAAAAAGAAGAATTAGTTTTGATGTCAGAAAGAGATTATCTTCACAAAAGCAAGGCAGGAAGTAAATTTATTAAAGAATTTTATGAAATGTTTGATATGGATAGGGATGATGTTATCGAGAATATGAATATATTAGCCTTAGATATTCAATATAGAGATAGTAATGCAATTATTAGAGATGTATTAGATGGTATACAGGAAACTCTTAATAAGGACGAGGAGAACAGAGTTTGCACTGTGTTCAATGATTTCATTAAAAACGTGAGGCTATGGAAATATAAGGGCGAAACTATAAGTGAAAAGGATGGTATTAAGAAACCAGTAGTATGTAAAAAAACTTCAAGTAGAAATGAACCTTGTCCATGTGGAAGTGGCAAGAAATATAAAAATTGTTGTGGCAAAAATGGAAATGTAATTCAATTATTTTAA